The Musa acuminata AAA Group cultivar baxijiao unplaced genomic scaffold, Cavendish_Baxijiao_AAA HiC_scaffold_1137, whole genome shotgun sequence genome segment AAATGGAAAAATGGTCTTGATGGAGTTGAAGTTGTGTAACATGAAGCCAATCCCAATGGTGGGGGACTCGAGATTCAATTTTTATTGCTGTTGCCAAAACTTCAATATTTGTTGAAATAATAGTTACATCTCAATCAAATTTAAATGCACAAACATAACAACATGATAGGACTGAGCTCCTCCACACTCAATAATAGCATATGAAACACAAAGAAAAGCATATCCAGATTTTTTCTACTTGCGCTTAATTCCAGATGATGAAAAAGTAAAAGCCGGTGAGCATACTTGTTTAAAAGAACGATATCGACATGTTCCAACTGCTTCCTCACGATGTCaattttaattatcttatcaAGCGATTCTGCATCAACCACAGCGACAACAAGATCCAAATGAATGCCAACTTCCTTTAGTTCGGCCACAAATTTATCAGGTCTTGCCAACCCAGACGTCTACAGAATCAATTCAAACCGCATACCTCACCATTTTAACCTAATAAAACGACAAGCACATGGAAGAATGAAAAAAAGATGGAAGCACAAGACCTCAATGAGAAGACAATCAAAGTTGTGCTTGCTATCCACAATCCGTTGAAGAGATTCCCTGAAGGGCCCACTGACTTCACAGCAAGCACAGCCTGAAACCATTACAATATCAGAATAGCCGCAGCAGAGGAAGAAGTCGATCAGTCGAGGGAGGTCGGGAGAGAAAAGCGAACCATGCGTGAGGGAGACGGTGGATAGGTTGAATGCCCGGTTGAGGCGGGCAGAGTCAAGGAGGAGGGAGTCAACATCGGAGTCAGCGAACTCATTGACAAGAACAGCAAGGCGGAGATCGCCACGGTGGTCAAGGAGGTGCTTCAGGAGGGTAGTTTTACCACCGCCAAGGAAGCCAGTGATAAGGGTGCAACCCATGCGACCACCACCGAGGCCGGACCGCCGGTTGAATACCCGGTTCTCAAAAGCGACGGACATCTCGTTCCCTTCCATCCGATTCCTACCGCCTCACAACAAAGTTTGCTTGCAAGCCCCTTCCCTTTGCCTTGTTCAAAACACAATACCAATCGGAGATGCAAAGCTTGAGAATTTCAAGATCAAGTGATACAATACCAATCTGTTCCAAAAAGATTGTGATAAAGTACTTTATAACATATCGCGTGATTCGCTAAACAGAGGATCCAAAAGGGCAATACTGAGAAGAAGGAAACATAGGGGGAACGCAAAAACAACAAGTGCAAAGAGTTGGAGAGGGCTCAAGAAATGGTAGGTGAAGGCGGGGCATCATCCAATTGCGTTAGGGTTTCATCGGCGATCAACTACGAACCCTAAAAATGCATTCTCCGCGCTCTCGAAGTCGATCAGACCAGCGGAGGTACCAAAGAGACCTACAGAGATGGCACCGGAAGAATCGGTTGGGAAGGGCAGGTCCGTTTTACGGCGAAGGACGAGCTCGGCTGCGGCAAGGCGAAGGCGGAGGCAGCGTCAGAGAGTGAGGGAAGAGGGAGGAGCATTCGTACCTCGAGTTCGTGCGTGGGGAGGTCGGCCGTCGCCGAAGTCGGgaacggaggaagaagccaaacCCAAATCCCCCATCCTTATGACTGGCACGTGTCATGTGTGCGTGCACTCTCCGCGTGATCACGATTGGATTCGAATAGTGAATCCAACTGAGCAGTATGCCGTTCGAATCGGATTCGTAAAATTGTTGTTTCTGGAACCGTATCTATCTTACTCAACCAGATCAGATCCATCTAATGTTGTATCGATTTAGATTTGACATGGACAAGCTAATTAAACTTTAATTTGGTTTGATTTAGTTAAGGAAAGAGATTATGGAGGTCGCCAGCTTCATATATGACGAGAGCCACTTCATTTGCTACGGTGCGATGGCAGTCAGCAGAGCAATTTGGGAATGCAAGTTTTGGTACGTAAGGGATTGGATAGCGACACCAAGTTGATGCACTGTGTTTTTTAAGGTTCGATGTGCTTTGGGATTAGTGTGTTGCTGATATCAAACAAATTTCAAGTAATACGTCTgtgttaatgatattaaatagacTTTTAATCTTCAAGCTATGAATAGATAGATACCTTTGTAAGTACGAAAAATAATTCTTGAATTCTTTAAAAGTCTTAATGGGCCTCTTTAAATCTTTTAACTCCTTTGTTGTTGGATACGTACTAACTTAAGTATTAGAAAAGTCAGGAACATAAGTCAACTCGTAGTcgaaaatttctataaggatctacgaaaatttctataaggatcTTCCATGAAGAACCCGACTTAAGATTTGACTAAACAGATCTTGAACAAGGTTTGGATGAATGGATTAGATTAAATTGAGTCAACTTCATAATGGATTGATGATCAAATTTGCCACGAAATATAATAATGTTTTATCCCATTAGGGAATATTAACTTGCATATGAACATTGCATCGGATTGATATAATAGAGCAAATAAAGATTAAATGGGACACAAAGAGATCAAAGAAAAGTAAACAAGACTTGGTTAAAAACAAGAATGGAACCCTGTGATCTTGATGTTGAATCAAATTTATGATCACATTTTAATTTTCATCATTTGTTTTGCTAGTAAAAGTATACAAACAACATATCTATCATCTTATTGTACCATTGCCTTCTATGCATATCCTTATTCCTCCTGTCATTACATAGCTGGGACATGCACAAGGCAATAACTCAACAGAAGCAGATCAACCAAAGCTTACACTCTCACGCATCCCCTTTATCTTCTGAAAGAACTTGGGTAGTGCCAGGAACATCAGGACTTCCATTTTCACTTCTGTTATTGGATGAGAAGTGTGACCTCAATCCGATCCAACATTGGTAGTAGTTGGCATCCAGATACGGGCAGTCGAGAGCCCACGGGCAGACACGAGGTATAAGGTACGACTCAAACATGAAAGCCATGGTGCCCTTCAGTCGAACTGGCTCACTGTTCTCACCAACAGCAATTGTTGCCTAGAATAATAAGATGAAAACATAATATACCGTCATCGCAACAACTTTGAGCAACTTGAGGACTGATAGTTACTTGCATGAAAGAAAGTACCTCGTACGTCTTGGTATCGGGTCCATGTGGTGTCATGCAGCTGTGGAGGCTGGCACCCCCAGGAAGAAATCCATCAGCTTTAGCCTGTAATGATTATGATCAGTTATCTTCTTGTGATTCCATTATAGAAATGGTAATCATTAGAAATATCATAACTCGATACCTCGTATATGCCGTAAATTAAACCCATGAATTCACTCATACAATTCCGGTGATAGTATGGGGGACGAAAAGTATGCTCAGCAACCAACCACCGTGGTGGGAATATTACAAAATCAAGTAATGCAACACCAGGCTTATCGGATGGGGCTGTTAATACTGCAATACACAGGAAAAGGAAGAGGTCACCTAAACAAATGTACACTGACTGTAAACTTTGATAATATACAGGAAATAGAATATAGCATAAGAAAATAGACTTGAGACAAATACCTGTATTTATTGAAGGGTCACCATGATCAATCAAAACAGTATTGAATGGGCAGAACTTACTCAAATCAtactgaaaaaaaataaaaaataaaaagccgTATGTTACTGAAATTTTATCAGAAAAAACCTTTACTGCAGGTGTGTGGCATTGAGAACTGGAACTCAAGAAATCATTCTGTGCAAGAAATATCAAAAGAAGTGTTTAACTTTCTATTTGCAAGTGATGCCAGGTTTTCATGGGTTATGCAGGTTGctttataaattattttggtCAATTTTGTCAAATGACCTCCACCATGTtttcctcacccttttctgctttTCCCTAGGCTAGCAAGCTAGGTCCTTTCATGCCAAAGCAAGTTCCTTGATAAAGAACTCAAGTTGCAGATAAAATCCTCCCCACATTTGTCCTCCATCACTTTGCTCTATTGTGCAATCTTAGTGTTTCTATGATCCATTGATGGTAATTACTGGGTCCAAGTTTTAAATCTTGATTATGATACTTTGGCTTATCAAGGAACATTATCACCAGAGCCAAAACACAATAACCTTATCATTTCTGTTGTCAGTTATTGTTCAATACTTTGAAGTATTTCTCCTTTCATCATCGACACAAAGCAACCAACTGCCTTAACTTGAAATTGCCAGCCATATATTAAACTACTAATAAGTACCTTAAATGGTACGTAATTTCCGTGCCAAGCGACCACATTAAATGGAGAAAAATCTTGTTTTGCAGTGAACAGCTCTCCACCAAACTTTTGCACTATGGTATATCCCGGGTGGGGAGCTTGTTCAAACCAAGCAGTTGGAACAAGGAAATCCCTTGCTGCAGCTAGACCATTTGCACCTATGCAACATCCATTTATCAATTGTTGAGTAAAGGTAGAATTTGACTGGAATGTCCCATGTATGCCAAAATACTGAAGCCAATACCGATTGGGCCGAGATCAGGAAGTTGAAAATGTTCACCAAAAATTTCAGCAACATAGCCTCGTGATGGACCATCAGGCAAGTCTATGGAAAAGCGAAACCCTTGAGGTAGGATGACAATTTCACCTGGAGAAACTACCAATTTTCCACATTCGGTTGTGATTGACAACCCTGGATTTGACAAGACATGCAAGGCTTTTAAGACGAATGAAACAAACAACAAATATACAAGCACTTATTGAACTAACAAAATAAGTAATTGTACATAACTTTGTTAGGCAACTGAAATAATAAATAGAAAACAGGTACAGCTGCAAGTGGATTCATATTCATAGTGAAAggtgaagaaagaaaaataaagttcAAAATAAACATACGAAGGAAAAATGCATAAAATATATCAGCTTCATTGACAGTGGAGCCATGGTTTGAAGAATCAGTGATATTATCTGGCATACTCTTGATGTGCCACAGTTGATCATAAGAGATGCACAGGCATTTCTGAACTAGTACTGATCAGTGCCATGCAAAACCACATATTATGATACCAAATCAACACTTAAATCCCTAAATACTCCTGCAGGTGTAATTTATTGGCAAGAGTCTTTGTCTATGATAATTTCTCATCATTTCCAGTAAATGGAGTTAAATTTGGTATGCACATTATGAAGAATGCTAATAAGAAATAACTATGTCTAACAAAGAGGATATTTTTGCATTCTGGATATAGATATAGTTCGATGATagctaacataaatttgaattatTGGTCTCAAGCAttagaaaataaattgaaatactaACTCCAATGTTTCAATGTTTGATAGAAACATCAACAAATAATATTTATCCCTAATAAGGTCTTGAGTCTACAGAAAGAGGAGATGATTTGGTAAATTAGTTTGCTTTATAAAATTTTGAGAACTACACAAAGGTCCAACGGATAGAAGAGAAATCTTCTGATACCAATAAACAagattaagaaaaatattcaatgtTGCCCAAGTTATAAAGAAACTAAAATAATGATACACCCTTATGAAACTTTTCAAGATGATGATTGAACAAAGATTAAGACATCAAACATCTATTATAGAAAATTATTTTGGTTTTCTTCCTACAATATCAACCATAGTAGTTATctaatttattaaacaaaaaataattgaAAGCAGATGAAAAGCACAATCATTGTTTTCTTAGATCTCAAGGAGCCTATGATAAAGTTTCTAGAGATTTATTTCATtgcattttaaaaataaaatggcATCTATTTATATCATGTGATAGAAAATAAGTATACCAGAATCTCACTAGGGTTAGGACTATAAAAGTGTCTATCCAATTTCCTATAAAGATCAATTTAAATCCTTATCTTTTACTTTCgtattgatgaacaactagccATATTTAGGATACACTTCCATGATAAGTATTAATTATTGATGGCATTATTTGAAAAAAGTTCCTAAAagtaatatatatgtgtgtgtatgtatgtatacatacatacatatatatatatatatatatatatatatatatatgtatatatatatatatatgtatatatgtatatgtatatgtatgtatttgtatatgtatatgtatatatatatatatatatgtatatatgtatatgtatatatgtacatatatatatatatatatacatatacatatatatatatatatatatatatatatggttttccGTGATCATCAAGtccattaaattaaaaaaaaggatagTTATTAGGCTAGTCATATTTTATGGGTTGAAATGTTGAGCATTAGagtgattattaaaaaaaatatagaattaGAAATGTTCCTATTCATGAACTTAGATGTAGGTCTGACATAAGATGAAGGAAATTAATTACATAGACCTGTTCACACATGGCCTATAGATGGCACAATTAAGTGAGGTGATTTGGTGAAGAAAGATAGAAGATGACTTTGCCAGGAATAATAGGAAGGGATTTAATTGCTCTTGGTTTTACAAGTGATATCATCCCGAGTGGGACATCATGAGTTGCCATTGTTATCACTGCTAGCATTCAACATGAGAAGTAGGTAAAGATTGTTGACTTTAATAAGTTACCTGGAAAAATGATTTTCCACCACTCTAAGAAACAAAGTTTCTTGTAATGCTTATTCTAAGAAAAGTTGGAAAGTAATTATATAATGATTAAATGCCAACATAATAGAATTATAGTTCAGACAAGATAGTATAAAATACTTTGCAACTGTCATTACAGGAAGAAGGATCACATGGTAGAAAATAATACATTATAGGAAGTTATGCATCTGAACAGAAAAAAGAGAACTTAACATGACTGTTAACTGTTTCTATTATGTAACAGTAAGTTTTTTTTTCAACTAGTagattatatcaaatgagatagcACAACATTTGATACAAATGAGTCAACATGACTGTTAACTGTTTCTATTATGTCACAGTAAGTTCTTTCAACATAACTGCCTTATACTTGGTAATGATAGAGATATGTAACAGAAATTTCTATATTTTCTCAAACAGAATGATGCAACCATGTAAAAGTAATCTAGTTGTTCAGTGAATAGAGAATACTTACTTCCCTTCTGGGGAACTACCAAAAAATCACCGTCAGCATTGCAGAAGGCACAACCACTCATGGATTTGTTAGCAGCATACCTACATGCACATAATAGTGacataaatatcaaaaagaataaaCTACATggcaaaaataatatatacatgttTCCTTTGGCCTTTAAAATACTGGTAACTATGCAATTACTGCTAGGACAGTTATAAACCAATATTAAGTGGAACAGAAGCTTTTTGAAGAAAAAGTAAGTACAACCTAACTATTATCTGGTATAACGAGAACATATTTCTTATTTTGCAtgacattttaatttttcaactaCATTTCTAATGAAATGGTGAGATTTCCCTATATTATGACAAAAAATGCTAATCCCACAGTATTCAAAGACCATCCAGTGCTTGAGCAAATTAAATCTGACCAAAAGGCTCAGCCCAAGAACAAAAGGCAGCTCCTTGACTCCCTTCTCTCCTTTCAATGGAACCAATTTAAGAAAGGTGCTCAGTtccattgacacgggagtgtctaatttgctacaatctgttcatatggaccatgctgataatatgatatttttttcagccaataatattgccacataatcttcaactcagcctactcagataagacagctcatcagcatattccctgcacaaagaaaTACATTAAtgaagttggttggcagctgtaaaactgtatcatggtgcttttcttcatggctaaggaatacattaatagaGTTGGTTGAcagttgtaaagcacttaatttcgaaattccctatgcatgaagggttgtttcatgcactagtatttattttggggtttagggcttagaaaaggactttagaaactaatgatatatgggcagaagctctcttagagaagccccttaaactctgtatctcttggatgcgtccttgagtggtgagtcttttattttctagttttgtatcctcgtttaatttccgttgggtggtgaactttctgtatcctattgtgattttaaacttggtggtgagctacttttcgtttttatcaaagttgcttcgttagtgcttccggtatcagttcgttccttgtcttctgtgacattttctatctgaacaactgttctatcggtgttctttcgaaatctattCTGCATTTTTACTCTCCCcgatatcagtttggtatcagagctaaagactagagatcatggcaaggcgaaatggaaaagatatagttggtgaaggtagcgaccatgaagtTGTCGctaagtcgttgaggctgcagctacgaaaattgctacgtagcctacaagaaaaaaatgaaataatcgacgaacttcaaagtagacaaaaccagcatgaaaatgacattcgagagtttacttctgatgatgatacacctcctcttccaagggagtcgagaagatgtcggagaagaaatggagtccaagacgagtggtagaataaatataaccccagattagatattccagaatttgaaggtaaaataaatgttgatgactttatcaattggcttaatacagtagaaagaattttcgattttcatgaaccaccagaacaaaagaaggtcaaacttgtggcactcaaactcaggcggaatacatctttttggtgggaaaatatgaagaaacaaagagaacgtgaggggaagagtaagatcgttacatgggagaaaatgaaaagggagctgaagagaaaatatttacctcataattataggcaagagatctttctcaaaatacatgatttcaagcaaaaagatcttagtgtggaggagtacattgcagaattcgataatttgatgttaaaaggagagcttgtggaaccggaagagcaaacaattgcaagatacttaggaggtatgtagtatgagattgctaaagttgttcagctacagccatattggtctttaaatgatgtgagcaagctggcattaaaagttgaaaagcaacagaagtttgaaaagagttttcggtacagctcaaaagaaggatatacaaaaggaggaagttccaagcctactgtccaaagcaaggtgatatcgaaggtgcaagaaaagggtgaagaatatgctggcagcaaaaaaacacctaattcttctaccccaagtggccgaaaatgcttcaaatgtcatggttttgggcatagtgcttcagattgtccaaataggaggattgtaactttggttgaagatcatagtgatggagtagAAGATGAAGCTAGggatgaaccaaaatacgatgatgatgaggaagagattacttatgctggtcatagtttgtctattgtattgcaacgtagtttacaagtgtcatatgtggccgacgatgaaagttgggtgagaaaaaatgtgtttcacactaaatacacttctcttggcaaagtgtgcttggtgatcatcgacagtggcagctttgagaatgtggtatctttggagatggtgcagaagctaaagttgtataccatccctcatccacatccataccagttatgttggctgcaaaaaggaaatgacatcaatgtaactaaaagatgtttagttttattttctattggcaagtattataaagataaagtatggtgtgatgttgctcctatggatgcttatcatttgctgttgggaagaccttggcattatgatagaagggtgttgtatgacagctacaaacatacttattcttttaaggtgaatggaaagaagattattttagctccattacaaccatccgaaatcagtgcaccaaagaagaaagttagcgcttttatgtcctatggtgaatgcaaagatgaattagacaagggaggtaatgttatggctctagtagtagtagaggaaaatgaacaacacaaggagataccagcaatcatgaaacaaatcctggaagagtttgaagatgttataccagaagagattccacatggcctaccacccttgagagatatccagcatcacattgatcttattccgggggctgttctacctaataaggcagcatatagaatgagtcccaaggagcatgaagaacttcaaaggcaagttgatgaattggtgaaaaaagggttaattcgggagagcatgagtccttgtgcggttccagccTTATTGGTGCCAAAGAAGGATGGCTCTTGGAGAATgttcgtggacagtcgcaccatcaacaaaatcacagtggactatcgcttttctattccaaggttagatgatttacttgatcaattgtgtggtgcctatattttctcaaaaattgatttgaggagtaactatctccaaataagaatgaggcccagagatgagtggaaaacaacatttaaaactagagaagacttatatgaatggttggttatggcatttgggctatctaatgctcctagcaccttcatgagatttatgaatcacatacttacgccatgcattggaatatttgttgcagtttattttgacgatatattggtgtacaacaagagcgaagaggagcatatgaatcatctgaaagagatctttcttattttgagacatcaaaaactttatgctaatctaaagaagtgtgatttctttacttctagtgtggtgtttctggagtatgttgtttcaaaaaatggaatcatgatggatcaaaataaggtagaggctattctcagttggccaacacctgcttcattgcatgatatgaggagtttccatgacttcacttcgttttacagaagatttatcaagggtttcagctctattgttgctctaatcaccgaatgtctgaaatgtgataaattcaaatggacaagtgaagctaatgatgcttttaagcttttgaaaagaaaggtgaccgaagctcctatcttagttctaccaaattttgataatgtgtttgaagttgaatgtgatgcatctaatgtgggaattggtgctgttttgagccaAGACGGAAAgctcattgcattttttagtgaaaagctgaatgatacgagaaagaaatactctacttatgataaggagttttatgtgatttatcgagctttgtctcattggagtcaatatcttcttgccaagccatttgttctatattctgatcatgaggtattaaagttcattaatcaccggcacaagctaaacaagaggcatacagcttgggtggagtttttacaatcttactttacaatcaagcacaaatctggtgttcaaaatgtagttgctgactcattaagcagaaagcattctttattatcagcaatggaagtcaaagtggttggatttgaaacattcaaagatctatatgagaatgatgtggatttcggctcgatatggcagaattgtaaatcaggttcctttcaataattttttatctttgatgattttctttttcgagctaatgctttgtgtgttccatcttgttctttgagacaagtaattctagctgaagttcATAGTGGTGTTttaggaggacatttcggtagggacaagactctagctcttgttcaatcaaatttctactggcttaaaatgttcagagatgtggatagacatgtgaagcaatgccgattgtgtcatttggcaaaaacaagaagtcaaaattctggtttgtacactccattatcagtgccaaatgctccatgagaGGATGTGAGtcgtgatttcgttttgggactgccaagaactcaaaggaacaaggattctatcatggttgttgttgatagattttcaaaaatgtctcactttgttccatgcaataaatcgaatgatgcatctcatattgctgatttatattttaaggagattgttaaattgcatggtattccaagaactatggtgtctgatcgagattcaaagtttgttagtcatttttggagaactctttggaggaagctgggtacttctttgaatttcagtagctcgcatcatccacaaaccgatgggcaaactgaggtaacaaacagaagcttggaaAATTTGCTTATAAGCTATGTTTGCAATAATATTAAGtagtgggatgtcattcttccacaaattgagtttgcctacaatcgttctatgcatcatagtattggtaagagtccttttgaggtagtttatggtgctaatcctgctggtcctttggacttaatccctcattctacaacaaagcaatttagtggagatgctgatgaaagagctaagcggaTAAAGAAGTTGCataagggtgtgaaagcaaccattgagaaacaaaatgagaggtacatgcaagctgctaacaaacacagaaaacatgtggagtttaatacaggtgatttggtctggattcatctaaggaaggagaggtttccgtcgggcaaatttggaaaactgaaaccaaaggctgatggtccattcaaggtgcttaagagaattggcaaaaatgcttatgagattgagctacctaaggattacggagtatccccaacatttaatgtgactgatttaagtcctttttataatcatgatgacgaaacaaacaaggacttgaggacaagtctttttcaaccaggggagattgacacgggagtgtctaatttgctacaatctgttcatatagaccatgctgataatatgatatttttttcagcc includes the following:
- the LOC103999598 gene encoding homogentisate 1,2-dioxygenase yields the protein MQKPAGEPEYLSGFGNHFSSEAVKGALPRDQNSPLGCPCGLYAEQISGTSFTTPRKLNQRSWLYRIKPSVTHKPFHPRVPRHERLVSEFNESTSSATPTQLRWKPVDIPESPTDFIDGLYTICGAGSSFIRHGYAIHMYAANKSMSGCAFCNADGDFLVVPQKGRLSITTECGKLVVSPGEIVILPQGFRFSIDLPDGPSRGYVAEIFGEHFQLPDLGPIGANGLAAARDFLVPTAWFEQAPHPGYTIVQKFGGELFTAKQDFSPFNVVAWHGNYVPFKYDLSKFCPFNTVLIDHGDPSINTVLTAPSDKPGVALLDFVIFPPRWLVAEHTFRPPYYHRNCMSEFMGLIYGIYEAKADGFLPGGASLHSCMTPHGPDTKTYEATIAVGENSEPVRLKGTMAFMFESYLIPRVCPWALDCPYLDANYYQCWIGLRSHFSSNNRSENGSPDVPGTTQVLSEDKGDA